One Cryptomeria japonica chromosome 9, Sugi_1.0, whole genome shotgun sequence genomic window carries:
- the LOC131070459 gene encoding (S)-N-methylcoclaurine 3'-hydroxylase isozyme 1 has product MDHFSSLLSSTLVFYSVVSITVIYILTKLRSKPSGRLPPGPRPWPLVGNILQVGKNANESFFELAKIHGPLMTLHLGWRTTVVASSPAMAREVLKTQDPSLSARTMIEAAKCLEYGENSLVWRDCVPRWRTLRRICTTQLFTVKRLEALHHLRREQMRSMMRAIYKSTSAPVDIGHAAFLTSFNLVGNMIFSKDMFDWDESEKSKEFKKALADMLFVGGKANWADYFPFLRPFDPQGIRKEMTRIFRIIFPVFDQYIDERLQSGTRSEEEDKDFLDILLESKTETGEKLTKFEITRFFYDLFTAGSETSSHTIEWAMSEIIRNPMVMEKARDELDKVVGKERRVEESDIDNLPYLHAVVKETFRLHPVAPLLIHHRALDSCEIEGYVIPKDAQVFVNVWAIGRDPNVWPEPDRFFPERFVDSDVEYKGQNFDLLPFGSGRRICPGLPLAHKIVHVIVATLLQCFDWHLPNGQNPEKLDMSAKIGINLTKVQHLVAIPTPRLPQHIYN; this is encoded by the exons ATGGATCATTTCTCAAGTTTATTGAGCAGCACCCTGGTTTTTTATTCTGTAGTATCCATTACTGTTATATACATTCTCACCAAGCTCAGAAGCAAGCCATCTGGGAGGCTGCCACCAGGACCACGTCCCTGGCCTTTGGTTGGGAACATCCTCCAGGTGGGCAAGAATGCGAACGAATCCTTCTTCGAGCTTGCGAAGATCCATGGCCCCCTCATGACCCTCCACCTAGGATGGCGGACAACTGTAGTAGCCTCATCGCCCGCCATGGCCAGAGAGGTTCTCAAAACGCAGGACCCATCCCTGTCAGCACGTACAATGATTGAGGCCGCCAAGTGTCTCGAGTATGGCGAAAACTCGCTGGTGTGGAGGGACTGCGTGCCACGCTGGCGCACTCTCCGCCGCATCTGCACCACCCAGCTCTTCACTGTCAAGCGTCTGGAGGCACTCCACCACCTGCGGCGGGAGCAAATGAGAAGCATGATGAGGGCTATTTATAAGTCCACGTCAGCTCCTGTGGATATCGGCCATGCTGCCTTCCTTACGAGCTTCAATTTGGTGGGCAACATGATATTTTCCAAGGACATGTTCGACTGGGATGAGTCGGAAAAGTCGAAAGAGTTTAAGAAAGCGCTCGCTGACATGCTCTTTGTTGGTGGCAAGGCTAATTGGGCTGATTATTTTCCCTTCCTCAGGCCTTTCGACCCGCAGGGCATAAGGAAGGAGATGACTAGGATTTTTAGGATTATATTTCCAGTCTTCGATCAATATATCGACGAGCGCCTGCAGAGCGGGACAAGAAGCGAGGAGGAAGACAAGGATTTTCTCGATATTTTGCTCGAGAGTAAGACCGAGACTGGGGAGAAGCTCACAAAGTTTGAGATCACTCGCTTCTTCTAT GACTTGTTCACAGCAGGGAGTGAAACTTCTAGTCACACAATTGAATGGGCCATGTCAGAAATCATACGAAATCCAATGGTAATGGAAAAAGCGAGGGACGAATTGGACAAGGTAGTGGGGAAAGAAAGAAGAGTAGAAGAAAGTGATATTGACAACCTCCCTTATCTTCATGCAGTTGTTAAAGAAACCTTTCGTCTACACCCTGTTGCTCCCCTTCTGATCCACCATAGAGCCCTTGACTCTTGTGAAATTGAGGGGTATGTTATACCTAAGGATGCCCAAGTGTTTGTGAATGTTTGGGCGATTGGAAGGGACCCTAATGTATGGCCAGAACCAGATAGGTTCTTTCCAGAGAGGTTTGTGGACTCAGATGTGGAATACAAAGGGCAAAATTTTGACTTGCTTCCATTTGGATCAGGGAGGAGAATATGCCCAGGGCTCCCTTTGGCTCATAAAATAGTTCATGTAATAGTGgctactctccttcaatgttttgaTTGGCACCTTCCCAATGGACAGAATCCAGAAAAGTTAGATATGAGCGCAAAGATTGGAATCAATTTAACAAAGGTACAACATCTGGTTGCAATTCCCACACCTCGCTTACCACAACATATTTATAACTGA